In the genome of Dioscorea cayenensis subsp. rotundata cultivar TDr96_F1 chromosome 1, TDr96_F1_v2_PseudoChromosome.rev07_lg8_w22 25.fasta, whole genome shotgun sequence, one region contains:
- the LOC120280795 gene encoding zinc finger MYM-type protein 1-like: MVVLDVMNFLVKQGLPFRGHDESLSSLNKGNFLELLEWYSLRNDKITWAIVDDIRDKYFSLMIDEARDVSVKKQMGVILRYVNNNRLRRQGYNVDSNMRGEFNGLKTLVLKENPYTSVKARLQDLSETGWEAFLEEVSSFCKENSIPVPNMEENMRICGRSRQEEQVSTHFHHYHVEIFCEVIDLIAQEMQNCFSETSTELLLLLSCLDSMDSFSKFNIHKLLRLVELYLEDFTMTEHMMLED, from the exons ATGGTTGTGTTAGATGTGATGAACTTTCTAGTGAAACAAGGTTTGCCTTTCCGTGGACATGATGAGTCCTTAAGCTCATTGAACAAGGGCAATTTCCTTGAGCTGCTCGAGTGGTATAGCCTACGGAATGATAAG ATTACATGGGctattgttgatgatattagagataagtatttttctcttatgATTGATGAAGCCCGGGATGTGTCAGTGAAGAAGCAAATGGGAGTTATTCTGCGATATGTGAATAATAATAG ATTGAGGAGACAAGGATATAATGTGGATTCAAATATGCGAGGAGAGTTCAATGGTTTGAAGACACTTGtcctaaaagaaaatccatACACAAG CGTAAAGGCTCGGCTTCAAGACTTGAGTGAGACGGGATGGGAGGCATTTTTGGAGGAAGTTAGCTCTTTTTGTAAAGAAAACTCAATCCCAGTGCCTAATATGGAGGAAAATATGCGAATCTGTGGTCGTTCTAGACAGGAAGAGCAAGTCAGCACTCATTTTCACCATTACCACGTTGAAATTTTCTGCGAG GTCATTGATTTGATTGCACAAGAAATGCAAAACTGTTTTTCAGAAACTAGCACAGAATTACTTCTTCTTTTGTCATGCCTTGATTCAATGGACTCATTCTCCAAATTCAACATCCATAAGCTACTTCGTCTTGTTGAGCTTTATCTTGAAGATTTTACAATGACTGAGCACATGATGCTTGAGGATTAA